A genomic region of Herbaspirillum sp. DW155 contains the following coding sequences:
- the rplX gene encoding 50S ribosomal protein L24 translates to MAKIRKNDEVIVLTGKDKGKRGVVTARVSADYVVVEGVNVAKKATRPNPMTGATGGIVDKLMPIHVSNVALFNAATGKADRVAYKEVDGKKVRAYKSNGEVVKV, encoded by the coding sequence CGATGAAGTCATCGTGTTGACCGGCAAAGACAAGGGCAAGCGCGGTGTCGTGACTGCTCGCGTCAGCGCCGATTATGTCGTCGTGGAAGGCGTGAACGTCGCAAAGAAGGCGACCCGTCCGAACCCGATGACGGGTGCAACTGGCGGCATCGTCGATAAGCTGATGCCAATTCATGTGTCGAACGTCGCGTTGTTCAACGCTGCGACCGGCAAGGCAGATCGTGTGGCTTACAAGGAAGTGGACGGCAAGAAGGTCCGCGCTTACAAGTCCAACGGCGAAGTCGTTAAGGTTTAA
- the rplE gene encoding 50S ribosomal protein L5: MARLQQFYKDKVVADLTTKYSYKSVMEVPRILKITLNMGLSEAVADKKIIEHAVGDLTKIAGQKPVVTKARKAIAGFKIREGYPIGCMVTLRGARMYEFLDRLITVALPRVRDFRGVSGRAFDGRGNYNIGVKEQIIFPEIEYDKIDALRGMNISITTTAKTDDEAKALLAAFKFPFRN, encoded by the coding sequence ATGGCACGTCTTCAACAGTTTTATAAAGATAAGGTCGTCGCCGATCTGACTACGAAGTATTCGTACAAGTCGGTGATGGAAGTTCCGCGCATCCTGAAGATCACCCTGAACATGGGTCTGTCCGAAGCAGTTGCGGACAAGAAGATCATCGAGCACGCCGTTGGCGATCTGACCAAGATCGCTGGTCAGAAGCCGGTGGTGACCAAGGCTCGCAAGGCTATCGCAGGTTTCAAGATCCGCGAAGGCTACCCGATCGGTTGCATGGTGACCCTGCGTGGCGCCCGCATGTACGAATTCCTGGATCGTCTGATCACCGTGGCCCTGCCGCGCGTGCGTGACTTCCGTGGCGTGTCCGGTCGTGCGTTCGATGGTCGTGGCAACTACAACATCGGTGTGAAAGAGCAGATCATCTTCCCCGAAATCGAGTACGACAAGATCGATGCACTGCGTGGCATGAACATCAGCATCACCACGACTGCAAAGACCGACGACGAAGCGAAGGCGCTTCTCGCCGCATTTAAATTCCCGTTCAGAAACTGA
- the rpsN gene encoding 30S ribosomal protein S14, whose product MAKLALINREQKRAEMVKKYAAKRAELKAIIDDQSKSEEERYEARLKLQALPRNSAPTRQRNRCALTGRPRGTFRKFGLGRIKVREIAMRGEIPGLTKASW is encoded by the coding sequence ATGGCAAAACTGGCACTGATTAACCGTGAACAGAAGCGCGCAGAAATGGTGAAGAAGTATGCTGCCAAGCGCGCCGAGTTGAAGGCTATTATCGACGACCAATCGAAGTCGGAAGAAGAGCGTTACGAAGCCCGCCTGAAGCTGCAGGCCCTGCCGCGTAACTCCGCTCCGACCCGCCAGCGCAACCGTTGTGCGCTGACTGGCCGTCCCCGTGGTACTTTCCGCAAGTTCGGATTGGGCCGTATCAAGGTCCGTGAAATCGCCATGCGCGGCGAAATCCCGGGTTTGACCAAAGCTAGCTGGTAA
- the rpsH gene encoding 30S ribosomal protein S8, producing MSMSDPIADMLTRIRNAQGVNKTTVVMPSSKVKVAIANVLKDEGYIEDFAVVAADGKAELKIGLKYYAGRPVIERLERVSRPGLRIYKGKDDIPNVMNGLGVAIVSTPRGVMTDRKARATGVGGEVICYVA from the coding sequence ATGAGTATGAGCGATCCTATCGCCGATATGCTGACCCGTATCCGCAATGCGCAAGGCGTGAACAAGACTACCGTCGTCATGCCGTCTTCCAAAGTGAAGGTCGCCATTGCCAACGTCCTCAAGGACGAGGGTTATATCGAAGATTTCGCCGTGGTTGCCGCTGATGGCAAGGCTGAATTGAAAATCGGTTTGAAGTATTACGCTGGCCGTCCGGTCATCGAGCGCCTGGAGCGCGTGTCCCGTCCGGGTCTGCGCATCTACAAGGGCAAGGACGATATCCCCAACGTCATGAACGGCCTGGGTGTGGCAATCGTGTCCACCCCGCGCGGCGTGATGACTGACCGCAAAGCACGCGCAACCGGTGTCGGTGGCGAAGTGATTTGCTACGTGGCCTAA